The following is a genomic window from Clostridium sp..
TGAAAGTAAAATACCGTATTATCAATATTTATATTCTCAAAATACCTGGCACTTTTAAATAAAGGTCCTATAATGACATGAAAATTAAACTTCAAATTCTTTATCCAATTGACAATAACTCCGGTAAACTCAACAGGATCAGAAGCCCCCATTGTTATCATTATATCTTTAACGTTCCCATGGATATGTCTTGCAGGTAAATTTCTAAACTCATCTCTTAACATTAGATACTTTAAGCCCAATAGTTTATACTTCTGCCTGTAATCAAATTCAACTGCATTTATATTCTGGTTTATAATTAAATCAACCGGATAATCAAAAGAATTTACATCATCTATATAGGCGGTATATTTTGAAAACTTTTTTGTACTGATAAAATAATTTTCATCTACATCATAGCTGTCAGTTATAAGAATATCTATATCCAAATTTGAAAGTATTTCTAAAATATCACGTTTAAAAGTATACACCTTAAATCCGCTTTTCTGTATTTCCGATATTCCAGCTTTATTTTCCACATTGTTTTTGCATATATAAAATATTTCATTATTCACAGACAACTCTTTTGCCAGCACAAGGGTTCTCATTATATGACCCATACCTATTTTAGTGCCGCCTTCTGCCCTAATGGCTATTTTCAAATTAAATACATCCTTTCTAAATCAGCCTCTCACTTAACAGAAGCTCTCTTACATATTCCTTTGTCACAGGTACAGCATCAGATGAATTATAACTTTTAACTTGTGCTCTGGAATATCTATCATACTTTGAGGCGATGCTTTTACCTGCCTCTGACTGCAGTACGGCATACATCCTGCCCATGTCAACGGCAAATTCGGATTCCTCCAACGTCATAAGCTCTTCAAATTTTCTCTCACCTGCTCTGAGACCTATACTCTCCATATACACTTCACCTTCAAGCATATCTGTCCTATGTACAACTTCTTCTATTATTATTTCTGCCAGATCCTGCAGCTTTATTACAGGCATCTTGAGTATAAAAACTTCTCCACCATAGGACTTCTCTCCTGAATCCATTATGAGATTTACAGCCTGGGTAAGAGTCATCATAAACCTTGTCATATTTGGATCAGTTACAGTTATCCTCTTAAATTCAGCAATCTGTTTTTTAAAAAGAGGAATTACAGAACCACGTGAACCCATGACATTTCCAAATCTCACAGCTACAAATTTAGTTCTGACTTTGCCCTTGCTGTAATTAGCGGCCTGCACAAGCTTCTCTGCAAGAAGCTTTGTAGCACCATAAGAATTGGTAGGATTTATTGCCTTGTCGGAGCTTGTAAATATGACAGCTTCCACGTTGTGATATTCCGCTGCTTTAATCACATTTTCCATACCCATTACATTGGTCTTTATAGCCTCCGAAGGGTTATACTCACAAGCAGGTACATGTTTCATGGCAGCAAGGTTGAATACTATGTCTATTTCATTCATTGCCCTTTCCACCCTCTCATAATCCCTGACATCTCCTATTAAAAATCTGAATCCACGCAGATTTTCCATTTCACTCTGCATTACAAACTGCTTGTACTCATCTCTGCTGAATATCCTTATAACCTTAGGATGCTGTTTTACCAGTTGTGGTATAAGTCCTTTTCCTATAGTTCCCGTTCCACCAATAATCAATATATTTTTTCCTGTATAATATCCCACTTGATTATCATTTCTCCTTTATATCTATTATTAATCATCTATTAAAAATCCTCCAACAACAACCTTATTTCCCCTGCTATTTCGATTTTTTCTACTGCTTACCTTAATTGTCATGTCATGACAGCCATCTGATAAATTAAAAATATTTATTGCCATCAGAAAACTTGGTTTGGAATTTCTGTACAAATCAAGGAAATAATTTATACCATCAATATTTATATCGGCACCACCATTTTCATCTGAAAATAATGTAGTTATAGCAATACATCTACCGTTAAATTTAAATTCAATAAAATCTCCAACAGAATCTGAAACTGCAGCTATCTTCATCTGAGGCATATTTGTCTGTTCTTCCCTCCAATGTCCGTAAAATTCAGCCTTTTCATAGCTGACAATATCAGGATTTTTAAATGAATAGCCTGTTATAGTATTTATCCTGCAAAGCGGCTTTACACTGATTACATCTAAATTTTTCTTTATAGCATCTACTATACATTCAGCATATATATTGTGTCCTCTGTCATTCGGATGAAGATTGTCAATGGAAATATCCTTCCAGGTATACTCATCCATACCAATATGCTTGAATACATAATCCTGTATATCTATAACCGGAACACCATAATAATATGATATGTGTTTATGTACACTGCCGCAGGCATCAGCCAATCCAGTG
Proteins encoded in this region:
- the pseG gene encoding UDP-2,4-diacetamido-2,4,6-trideoxy-beta-L-altropyranose hydrolase, whose translation is MKIAIRAEGGTKIGMGHIMRTLVLAKELSVNNEIFYICKNNVENKAGISEIQKSGFKVYTFKRDILEILSNLDIDILITDSYDVDENYFISTKKFSKYTAYIDDVNSFDYPVDLIINQNINAVEFDYRQKYKLLGLKYLMLRDEFRNLPARHIHGNVKDIMITMGASDPVEFTGVIVNWIKNLKFNFHVIIGPLFKSARYFENINIDNTVFYFHAKMSDVMQKCDLAISASGSSIYEFLACGVPCLSVVIANNQFGISKKLSDINLVESLGWYGSLNESEFKNKLIALCNNYDLRQQRSIKGQKLIDGFGAGRIADFLNSRFEI
- a CDS encoding SDR family NAD(P)-dependent oxidoreductase — encoded protein: MGYYTGKNILIIGGTGTIGKGLIPQLVKQHPKVIRIFSRDEYKQFVMQSEMENLRGFRFLIGDVRDYERVERAMNEIDIVFNLAAMKHVPACEYNPSEAIKTNVMGMENVIKAAEYHNVEAVIFTSSDKAINPTNSYGATKLLAEKLVQAANYSKGKVRTKFVAVRFGNVMGSRGSVIPLFKKQIAEFKRITVTDPNMTRFMMTLTQAVNLIMDSGEKSYGGEVFILKMPVIKLQDLAEIIIEEVVHRTDMLEGEVYMESIGLRAGERKFEELMTLEESEFAVDMGRMYAVLQSEAGKSIASKYDRYSRAQVKSYNSSDAVPVTKEYVRELLLSERLI
- a CDS encoding SGNH/GDSL hydrolase family protein translates to MEDFNVVFFGGSITNGAGASNYKNSYVHIVGEYLKNLYKNKRVNIMNSGISGTGSAFGLFRLKKDVVVKKPNLVFIEFAVNDRIESSNYAAVTMEGILSQLSRLEPRPAVALLIAPTGLADACGSVHKHISYYYGVPVIDIQDYVFKHIGMDEYTWKDISIDNLHPNDRGHNIYAECIVDAIKKNLDVISVKPLCRINTITGYSFKNPDIVSYEKAEFYGHWREEQTNMPQMKIAAVSDSVGDFIEFKFNGRCIAITTLFSDENGGADINIDGINYFLDLYRNSKPSFLMAINIFNLSDGCHDMTIKVSSRKNRNSRGNKVVVGGFLIDD